The bacterium genomic sequence TTTCCCTGTGACGAGGAACAGGTTGAGATACTTTCGTCCTCGGATTCTGATACCAATCGTGCTTCGCCCCAGGACGAATGAATGTGCACCCCATTTTTCCTAACTCGTGTATCAAGTCTTTTCGTTTCATGCCACTTTCAATTCGGCAACCCTTCGAACGCAAGGGATACTTCCGCTGATAACTTCCCGGAAGATATCTCTCAGATTTTCTTTTAGTTCTTCTATAGTTTCGCCTTGACTCCAGTAATCAGGGTATTCTTCCAGATATCCAAGCCACATATCTCCATCTTGCCAATAGATGTATTTTATCGCTTTCATTGGTAAGTTCCTCCTCTATAACGTCTAACGATAAAGTTTAGGTGCGGCGGGGAGGATTGCCACAAAAGTTTGATAGCAAGATAAAACTTTGAGAGACC encodes the following:
- a CDS encoding type II toxin-antitoxin system HicA family toxin, giving the protein MKRKDLIHELGKMGCTFIRPGAKHDWYQNPRTKVSQPVPRHREIKEHLARHIIKMLRDEI
- a CDS encoding type II toxin-antitoxin system HicB family antitoxin, which codes for MKAIKYIYWQDGDMWLGYLEEYPDYWSQGETIEELKENLRDIFREVISGSIPCVRRVAELKVA